ATGGCGGCCATGGTGAGGGAGACAATGTCGTTGGTTATAACGAGATAGTTCCCGCTGACCCGTCTGCACAGTACAAGGCCGAATTAGTGCGCTACGGCCAGCGCACGGATTCTACCTTTGCGTTTGCATTTCCTCTGGTGAGCACATCTGCAGAGGATGAGCATTGGGTGGAAATTTCTGCTGGAGGCGGGGCGCAAAATTGGCTTGAGGTACAAAATATTGGAGCAGACGCCCAAAATGTCAATCTTTACTTCTATGACAATAACGGAAATTTAGTCAGTCTTAGCAATGCCGCATTGGGTGCGCGCTCAGGGGTGCATTTAGATGCAAGTGCGGTTTTGGGTGCGGGACAATCTGGCGCAGTGCACATTCAGGGAACTGACGATAACGATGTGCTGGTTGCACAGAGCATGTTCTATTTTCGCGATTCCTCGGGGAGCATTGAGGCGATGTATGGCAGTCAGCCACCCTCATCGCTTGGCGGCACGCGCTGGGGAAGCTGGAACCTGTTTCTCAATGCCTATAATTGGCTAAGACTTTTTAATACCGGAGATTCGACTGCCGATGTCGTCGTTACGGTATATAACGGCAATAACACTCCCACGGAGAGAGCGTTTGCGCTAGCACCGAAAAGTGGTACCGATTTAGGATTGCACGAGACAAGTAGCTTTGCCACGAGTGTGGATACATATGGCAGTGTGAAGGTCGAGGGATCCAATCTTCTTACGGGATTGCTAAGACTTCGCCCAACCCAAAGTGGCGGCATCGATTTTGCGGCACCTACGGCGGTGAGGCCTTAGGGGATCTCGAAAAGAAAGACGCTTCTCCTGTTGCTTTAATGAGTTGCTACTCTGAATAGAATGTTCTTGCGCGGGGCCGTTAGATTTCAGCAAATAGGCGTTGGTGCCAGAGGAGTAGCATCTCCACATATTCTTTTAATAAGCTCACTAATCTGCAACGTCGTTAGAGCAGATCGGATCTGGGCTTTGACTCAGGCTCGGATGATGCTATACCTACAAGAGTCGTATCGCTGAATATTTGATTTAAAATTTATCTGTAATCGGGATAGCGCAAATGACCAGTGTAAATCGAATTGTTTGTGTTTCTAACCGCCTTCCCATCACTGTTATAGAGGAGCCGGACAGGATAGATTTACAGCCAAGCTCAGGTGGTTTAGTAACAGCAATGGCGCCAGTGCTGAGGAAGTGTCGCGGTGTTTGGATAGGATGGCCCGGGGAGATTAAGTCTGAAGAACGAGTGATTAGGAAGGCTCTTAGCGAATTTTCATCGCGGTCGGAGTTCGATTTAATTCCAGTTCTATTGGACAAGAACGCAATTGAAAAATTCTATTACGGCTTCTCAAATCAGGTCATATGGCCATTGTTTCACGAGCTACAAAGTAGATGCAATTTCGAGCCTGAGTTTTGGTCCACATACCTCGAAGTGCAGCAGGTGTTTTGCGATGAAGTAGTGAAACACATAAGACCAGGCGATTTAATCTGGATTCACGATTACCATTTGATGGGAGTCGCCAGACTTCTACGAGAGCGAAATGTTATCAATACAATATGTTTTTTCCTACATACGCCTTTCCCGGGATACAATATTTTCTCCAAGCTTCCATCGCGTAGCGATGTAATAGACTCGCTAATTAATTGTAATCTAATTGGCTTTCAGACGGATAAAGATTTAACGCATTTCGCGGATGCGGTCGAGTCGCTATTGGAAGTCAAATGCGATA
The window above is part of the Deltaproteobacteria bacterium genome. Proteins encoded here:
- a CDS encoding trehalose-6-phosphate synthase, with translation MTSVNRIVCVSNRLPITVIEEPDRIDLQPSSGGLVTAMAPVLRKCRGVWIGWPGEIKSEERVIRKALSEFSSRSEFDLIPVLLDKNAIEKFYYGFSNQVIWPLFHELQSRCNFEPEFWSTYLEVQQVFCDEVVKHIRPGDLIWIHDYHLMGVARLLRERNVINTICFFLHTPFPGYNIFSKLPSRSDVIDSLINCNLIGFQTDKDLTHFADAVESLLEVKCDKTSSGVTVVNLEQQECKLGSFPVSIDFAEFDDMARLPEVEANAQ